From Juglans regia cultivar Chandler chromosome 6, Walnut 2.0, whole genome shotgun sequence, the proteins below share one genomic window:
- the LOC108994875 gene encoding LOW QUALITY PROTEIN: uncharacterized protein At3g17950-like (The sequence of the model RefSeq protein was modified relative to this genomic sequence to represent the inferred CDS: substituted 2 bases at 2 genomic stop codons), whose translation MATSESTGSFFHDRSTTLGTLMGVSFPAITFRAPSQHWDPQTSVSVSVSTVSWRAKKPKNNAXPPXAMVEQRRRWWQLCRDKEAKPASLGEFLKVERRFGDGAFFGAAAAELEGVVVLQQQQQQQQQQHQQRNGNRRLLFADGRVHPPATDSDDDGAATAGALCKFPISLSGICSGGA comes from the exons TCTACAGGGTCCTTTTTTCATGATAGAAGCACAACTCTGGGGACTCTAATGGGCGTGAGCTTCCCTGCCATTACCTTCAGAGCCCCATCTCAGCATTGGGACCCCCAAACGTCCGTTTCGGTGTCTGTTTCCACGGTGTCCTGGAGGGCCAAGAAGCCCAAGAACAACGCTTAGCCACCTTAAGCGATGGTAGAGCAGCGGCGGAGGTGGTGGCAACTTTGCAGGGACAAAGAGGCAAAGCCAGCCTCGCTGGGCGAGTTTCTCAAGGTGGAGCGGAGGTTCGGTGATGGAGCGTTCTTCGGTGCGGCCGCGGCAGAGCTCGAAGGCGTGGTGGTGCtgcagcaacagcagcagcagcagcagcagcagcatcagCAAAGGAACGGAAACAGACGACTGTTGTTCGCCGACGGAAGGGTTCATCCGCCGGCCACCGATAGTG ATGATGATGGGGCAGCGACGGCTGGGGCGCTATGCAAATTCCCGATTTCACTCAGTGGGATCTGTAGTGGCGGGGCATGA
- the LOC108994879 gene encoding amino acid permease 3-like, whose translation MAMGTQAPSHDKNSRDSGESIKMHQIQNTDTKHQLSDEDLLSRGCGDSESIDDDGRRPKRAGTVWTASVFVTMASVASPLFLSLPGNVAQLGWVAGPAVIIFFSLVTYCTSALLCACYRSPVTAKRNHTYTDAIQSNLDGAKVKICWVIQYLNLLGAASEYTVFASLMMSPVARDINWLSNSCRNAAGACYVNHMPYFMAFAVAQIILFQIPSKFSRLRSFSILCLMMFLLYSGIGVGLAIAKVAGVHGIYHYTDDLPLTDSNNTMTRAQNILKIVQAIGDIAHAYDFSAVLIEIEDTVKSPPSEAETMKKATGLSLILTTFVSMLHGCFHFAAFGNKSRPVFLLHGFYKPYWLLDMIASAAIVIQFAGGYQIYLLPILAMVEETLAKRFPDNEFIAKDIKIPTGSRHFGPYKLNLFRLVWRTLFVITTTVLSMFLAIYLDLLKLFQILAFWPITVYFPVEIYMVQKEIPKWSKRWICLQILSVGCLIVTIATAAASSVDLFN comes from the exons ATGGCCATGGGAACTCAAGCTCCCAGTCATGATAAGAACTCACGCGATAGCGGTGAa TCCATAAAGATGCATCAGATTCAGAACACTGACACAAAGCACCAGCTTTCCGACGAAGATCTGCTCTCACGAGGCTGCGGCGACTCTGAGTCCATCGACGACGATGGCCGCCGCCCAAAGCGAGCAG GGACGGTTTGGACTGCAAGTGTTTTCGTAACAATGGCTAGTGTGGCTAGCCCTTTGTTTCTGTCCTTGCCAGGGAACGTTGCACAACTTGGATGGGTTGCTGGTCCGGCCGTGATCATTTTTTTCTCCCTCGTGACTTACTGCACCTCCGCTTTGCTCTGCGCTTGCTATCGTTCACCCGTCACTGCCAAGAGAAACCATACTTACACGGATGCCATTCAATCCAACTtgg ATGGGGCAAAGGTCAAAATATGCTGGGTGATTCAGTACCTGAACCTTCTTGGAGCAGCCAGCGAGTACACTGTATTTGCTTCGCTAATGATGAGTCCCGTAGCTAG GGATATCAACTGGCTCTCTAATTCATGTCGCAACGCAGCTGGTGCATGTTATGTTAATCACATGCCATACTTCATGGCTTTCGCCGTTGCTCAAATAATTCTCTTTCAAATTCCCAGCAAGTTTTCCCGGCTGCGCAGTTTCTCCATTCTGTGTCTTATGATGTTCCTACTTTATTCAGGAATTGGTGTTGGCCTTGCTATCGCTAAAGTTgcag GTGTGCATGGGATTTATCATTATACTGATGACCTTCCATTAACGGACAGTAATAATACTATGACTCGAGcccaaaatatattgaagaTCGTCCAAGCAATCGGGGATATAGCTCATGCATACGATTTCTCAGCCGTCCTTATTGAGAtcgag GATACAGTTAAATCCCCACCATCAGAAGCCGAGACAATGAAAAAAGCCACAGGACTTAGCCTTATACTCACAACCTTTGTCTCCATGCTTCATGGCTGCTTCCATTTTGCTGCTTTTGGAAATAAATCTCGGCCTGTATTCCTCCTCCATGGCTTCTATAAACCATATTGGCTGCTTGACATGATAGCAAGTGCTGCCATTGTAATCCAATTTGCTGGAGGATACCAGATCTATTTGCTACCCATTTTGGCCATGGTTGAGGAAACCCTAGCAAAGAGATTCCCGGATAATGAATTCATCGCCAAAGACATTAAAATCCCGACCGGAAGCAGGCATTTTGGTCCCTACAAACTCAACCTCTTTCGACTGGTTTGGAGGACACTTTTCGTGATCACAACCACTGTGTTATCAATGTTTCTAGCAATCTACCTGGACCTGCTTAAACTCTTTCAGATTTTGGCCTTTTGGCCTATCACAGTTTACTTCCCAGTGGAGATATATATGGTGCAAAAGGAGATACCAAAGTGGAGCAAAAGATGGATTTGCCTTCAAATCCTAAGTGTCGGGTGCCTCATTGTTACCATAGCCACAGCTGCTGCCTCTAGTGTTGATCTTTTTAATTAG